A section of the Pseudomonas prosekii genome encodes:
- a CDS encoding ADP-ribosylglycohydrolase family protein, which translates to MTALNRALGAFYGLALGDALGMPTQSLSRAEIQARFGEITDLEDAGPDQPIAANMPKGSITDDTEQAILVGQLLIEGEGRIEPAVLAQRLIEWEAEMQAKGSQDLLGPSTKRAIEMILAGHSPEESGRYGTTNGAAMRITPVGIAADVADPQRFIQAVVQACQVTHNTTLGISSAAAVAAVVSAGVNGMDLGEALNLGMQIAQQAESHGHWVAGGKIASRISWARTISIDSDKALLADLLYDVIGTSVASQESVVVSFALAQQVAIGEMNAFEALCMAASLGGDTDTIAAILGAMLGACLGLESWPVALIDKVKSVNGLELQPLVQGLLALR; encoded by the coding sequence ATGACTGCGCTCAATCGTGCCTTGGGCGCTTTCTATGGTTTGGCGTTGGGCGACGCCCTCGGCATGCCCACGCAATCGCTGAGCCGTGCCGAGATCCAGGCGCGGTTCGGCGAAATCACCGACCTGGAAGATGCCGGCCCCGACCAACCGATCGCCGCCAATATGCCCAAAGGCTCGATCACCGATGACACCGAACAGGCGATCCTGGTCGGTCAGTTGCTGATCGAAGGCGAGGGCCGGATCGAACCGGCTGTGCTCGCGCAACGCCTGATCGAATGGGAGGCCGAGATGCAGGCCAAGGGCTCGCAGGATCTGCTCGGGCCTTCGACCAAACGCGCAATCGAGATGATTCTCGCCGGCCATTCGCCGGAAGAATCCGGGCGCTACGGCACCACCAACGGCGCGGCGATGCGCATTACCCCGGTCGGCATCGCGGCGGATGTCGCCGATCCGCAACGCTTCATTCAAGCCGTGGTACAGGCCTGCCAAGTCACGCACAACACCACGCTGGGGATTTCCAGCGCGGCGGCGGTGGCGGCGGTGGTGTCGGCCGGCGTCAACGGCATGGACCTCGGCGAGGCGTTGAACCTGGGCATGCAAATCGCCCAACAAGCGGAAAGCCACGGGCACTGGGTCGCGGGCGGCAAAATTGCCTCGCGGATCAGTTGGGCGCGGACCATCAGCATCGACAGCGACAAAGCCTTGCTCGCCGATTTGCTCTACGACGTGATCGGCACTTCGGTGGCTTCGCAGGAATCGGTGGTGGTCTCGTTCGCGCTGGCGCAGCAAGTGGCGATCGGGGAAATGAATGCGTTTGAAGCGCTGTGCATGGCCGCCAGCCTGGGCGGCGACACGGACACCATCGCAGCGATTCTCGGCGCCATGCTCGGGGCCTGCCTGGGTCTGGAGAGCTGGCCGGTGGCGTTGATCGACAAGGTCAAAAGCGTCAATGGCCTGGAGCTGCAACCGTTGGTGCAGGGGCTGTTGGCCTTGCGTTGA
- a CDS encoding PfkB family carbohydrate kinase: MPKLLHTGQVIIDLVMAVDKLPQAGGDVLAQSASFEAGGGFNVMAAAQRNGLPVVYLGRHGTGRFGDLAREAMQAEGIQIGIAAKAERDTGLCVAVTDASAERSFISYIGAEGELNAEDLAGVAAEAGDYVYVSGYSLLHVGKAQALVDWVLSLPKAIKVIFDPGPLVASPDEPLMNALLPRIDLWTSNTVEALRFTGASDIAEALTRLAQHLPAEVLMVVRDGPQGCWISQSGERQHVPGFKVEAVDSNGAGDAHAGVFVAGLAQGLPALEAARRANAAAALAVTRWGPATAPGSVEVDALIREAGAD, encoded by the coding sequence ATGCCTAAACTGTTGCACACCGGCCAGGTCATCATCGATCTGGTCATGGCCGTGGATAAATTGCCCCAGGCCGGCGGCGATGTGTTGGCGCAATCCGCCAGTTTCGAGGCCGGTGGCGGTTTTAATGTGATGGCCGCCGCGCAGCGTAATGGTTTGCCGGTGGTCTACCTCGGCCGGCATGGCACCGGGCGTTTTGGCGATCTGGCGCGCGAGGCGATGCAGGCTGAAGGCATTCAGATCGGCATCGCCGCGAAAGCCGAGCGCGACACCGGTCTGTGCGTCGCGGTCACTGATGCGTCGGCGGAACGCAGTTTCATTTCCTACATCGGCGCCGAGGGCGAGCTGAACGCTGAGGATCTGGCCGGTGTTGCCGCCGAGGCGGGGGATTACGTGTATGTCAGCGGCTATAGCTTGCTGCACGTCGGCAAGGCGCAGGCGTTGGTCGATTGGGTGCTGAGCTTGCCGAAGGCGATCAAGGTGATTTTTGATCCGGGCCCGCTGGTGGCTTCGCCAGATGAGCCGCTGATGAATGCGCTGCTGCCGCGCATTGATCTGTGGACCAGCAACACTGTCGAGGCCCTGCGTTTTACCGGCGCATCGGACATTGCCGAAGCATTGACGCGCCTGGCGCAGCATCTGCCGGCCGAAGTGTTGATGGTAGTGCGCGATGGGCCGCAGGGTTGCTGGATCAGTCAAAGTGGCGAACGTCAGCATGTGCCAGGGTTCAAGGTTGAAGCGGTGGACAGCAATGGCGCCGGGGATGCGCACGCCGGGGTGTTTGTCGCCGGATTGGCGCAAGGTCTGCCGGCGCTCGAAGCGGCACGCCGGGCGAATGCGGCTGCGGCGCTGGCCGTGACGCGCTGGGGGCCGGCGACGGCGCCGGGTTCGGTTGAGGTGGATGCGCTGATCCGCGAGGCGGGCGCCGACTGA
- a CDS encoding purine-cytosine permease family protein — MSSTNAGQSAGQLETRGIEPVPESECNGHPLQLFWVWFAANISILGLPLGATLVAFRGLAIWQAIIVAILGAAGSFTVVGIISIAGRRGRAPSLTLSRAIFGVRGNIGPTVVSLMSRLGWETVNTTTAAFVLLSLCSILFGSPVQAKSAPVLTLIFIAIFVLLTLSVSGLGHATLLVIQKWATYVFGALNILVGGFLCATIDWSAVFNATPAPLSAMIIGVGTMAAGTGIGWANAGADMSRYQHKSVKAMRLVASAAFGAGIPLVLLITLGGLLSVGNSDLAQATDPIIAIRDMLPTWMAVPYLITAFGGLLLSNNLSVYSAGLTTLTLGLKVPRVYAVVVDIVAIFAGSIYFMLIADSFYGPFITFISLLAVPITAWVGIFVVDLIHRHYYSPTDLLDVSPSSAYWYRGGVEWRAFGAWAVAIVLGFSFTTIGTTAENIWFRGVLSDSWLGHNGLGWVVTFLVAGGIYFVLGGARDRRAALNENAHA, encoded by the coding sequence ATGAGTTCAACCAACGCCGGGCAAAGCGCCGGGCAACTGGAAACCCGCGGCATCGAACCGGTGCCCGAAAGTGAGTGCAACGGGCATCCGCTGCAACTGTTCTGGGTCTGGTTTGCCGCCAACATCTCGATTCTCGGCTTGCCGCTGGGCGCCACCCTGGTCGCGTTTCGCGGCTTGGCGATCTGGCAGGCGATCATCGTCGCGATCCTCGGCGCCGCCGGCTCGTTCACCGTGGTCGGGATCATCTCCATCGCTGGCCGACGTGGCCGCGCGCCGAGCCTGACCCTATCGCGCGCTATCTTCGGCGTGCGCGGCAACATCGGCCCGACCGTGGTTTCGCTGATGTCGCGCCTCGGTTGGGAAACCGTCAACACCACCACCGCCGCGTTCGTGTTGCTGTCGCTGTGCTCGATCCTGTTCGGCTCGCCGGTACAGGCGAAAAGCGCGCCGGTGCTGACGCTGATCTTCATCGCGATCTTCGTGTTGCTGACCTTGTCCGTCTCCGGCCTCGGCCACGCGACGCTGCTGGTGATCCAGAAGTGGGCGACTTACGTGTTCGGCGCGCTGAACATTCTGGTCGGTGGTTTTCTCTGCGCGACCATCGACTGGAGCGCGGTGTTCAACGCCACCCCGGCGCCACTGAGCGCGATGATCATCGGCGTCGGCACCATGGCCGCCGGCACTGGCATCGGTTGGGCGAATGCTGGCGCAGACATGTCGCGCTACCAGCATAAAAGCGTCAAAGCCATGCGCCTGGTCGCTTCGGCGGCGTTCGGCGCGGGGATTCCGCTGGTGTTGCTGATCACCCTCGGCGGTTTACTGTCGGTCGGCAACAGCGACTTGGCGCAAGCCACTGACCCGATCATCGCGATCCGCGACATGCTGCCGACCTGGATGGCCGTGCCGTACCTGATCACCGCGTTCGGCGGGTTGCTGCTGTCGAACAACCTGTCGGTGTACTCGGCCGGCCTGACCACGCTGACCCTTGGCTTGAAGGTGCCGCGCGTGTACGCGGTGGTGGTCGATATCGTCGCGATTTTCGCCGGTTCGATTTACTTCATGCTGATCGCCGACAGCTTCTACGGCCCGTTCATTACCTTCATTTCCCTGCTGGCGGTGCCGATCACCGCGTGGGTCGGGATCTTCGTCGTTGACCTGATTCACCGTCATTACTACAGCCCGACCGACTTGCTGGACGTCAGCCCGAGCAGCGCTTATTGGTATCGCGGCGGCGTCGAGTGGCGGGCGTTCGGCGCGTGGGCGGTGGCAATTGTGCTGGGTTTCAGTTTCACCACCATTGGCACCACCGCTGAAAATATCTGGTTCCGCGGCGTCCTGTCCGACTCGTGGCTGGGGCATAACGGCCTCGGCTGGGTGGTGACGTTTTTGGTCGCCGGCGGGATCTATTTTGTACTCGGCGGGGCCAGGGATCGTCGCGCTGCACTGAACGAGAATGCTCATGCCTAA